One window of Mediterraneibacter gnavus ATCC 29149 genomic DNA carries:
- a CDS encoding cation:proton antiporter produces the protein MDYKYLLDLVIILLCTKALGLLTRRVQMPQVVGALLAGLLLGPAGVGILTETSFLQSVAEIGVIVLMFCAGMETDIKELKACGKASFIIALCGVLVPLAGGFATAYFFNRPGMIESDASASIFLQNIFIGVILTATSVSITVETLKELGKLKTRSGNAILGAAIIDDILGIVALTIVTSISDPSVKIGMVMLKIVGFFVFAAVVGFIFYKLYKNWVDKANKEKHRHTIVAFVFCLLMAYIAEDVFGVADITGAFIAGLIISNVQRSTYLETKFDTLSYLLLSPVFFASIGLKVELPKMSAAIVGFAVALTIVAVLTKVVGCGFGAKICHYKNYQAKRIGIGMISRGEVALIVASKGAALGLLGSAFLGPIIIVVVITTIITPVFLKVVFAPGTAPVPEQIVPESERVKTIYESKKRE, from the coding sequence ATGGACTACAAGTATTTACTAGATCTCGTAATTATTTTACTTTGTACAAAAGCGCTGGGGCTTTTGACAAGAAGGGTACAGATGCCGCAGGTCGTTGGCGCGCTTCTGGCCGGATTACTGTTGGGACCTGCCGGAGTCGGCATTCTGACAGAGACATCATTTCTGCAGTCTGTAGCGGAGATTGGTGTGATCGTTCTGATGTTCTGTGCAGGTATGGAGACAGATATCAAAGAACTGAAAGCATGCGGAAAGGCATCCTTTATCATTGCACTTTGTGGAGTACTGGTACCGCTTGCGGGTGGATTTGCTACGGCATATTTCTTCAATCGGCCGGGGATGATCGAGTCAGATGCATCAGCAAGTATTTTCCTGCAGAATATCTTTATCGGAGTAATTCTGACAGCAACTTCAGTCAGTATCACGGTGGAGACATTAAAAGAGCTTGGAAAGCTCAAAACCCGTTCCGGCAATGCAATCCTGGGAGCAGCGATCATTGATGATATTCTGGGAATTGTGGCGTTGACAATCGTGACAAGCATTTCAGACCCAAGCGTGAAAATTGGAATGGTCATGCTGAAGATTGTTGGATTCTTTGTATTTGCAGCAGTTGTAGGATTTATCTTCTACAAATTGTACAAGAACTGGGTGGACAAAGCCAATAAGGAGAAACATCGACACACGATCGTGGCATTTGTGTTCTGTCTTCTGATGGCATACATTGCAGAGGATGTTTTTGGAGTTGCAGATATTACAGGTGCGTTTATTGCCGGTCTGATCATTTCAAACGTACAGCGTTCTACTTATCTGGAGACAAAATTTGATACATTGTCTTATCTGCTTTTATCACCGGTATTTTTTGCAAGTATCGGGCTGAAAGTAGAGCTGCCGAAGATGTCTGCGGCGATTGTTGGATTTGCAGTAGCGCTGACGATTGTTGCAGTATTGACGAAGGTTGTTGGATGTGGGTTTGGTGCAAAAATCTGTCACTATAAGAATTATCAGGCAAAACGAATCGGAATCGGTATGATCTCGCGTGGAGAAGTAGCATTGATCGTAGCCAGCAAGGGCGCAGCACTGGGGCTGTTAGGTTCTGCATTTTTAGGGCCGATCATTATTGTTGTCGTGATCACGACAATTATTACACCAGTCTTTTTGAAGGTGGTATTTGCACCGGGCACGGCTCCGGTACCGGAACAGATTGTACCGGAATCAGAGCGTGTAAAGACAATTTACGAATCCAAAAAGAGAGAATGA